The nucleotide sequence AGTGTTTCGATATAAAGTAGATAAGATTCAGGAAAAAGTAATTCAAGGAAATTATCTATTACAAGTAAGTTTtctataagtaattttttttcagccattttcgaaaataaatacttttatccGATTCTAACTTTTGCTCGTCAGAATTTCATGCGAAACTACCAAGTACCTACTAAATTCATACCAACCACAGATTTtactttaagtattttttatttacacatttgAATGACCAACATCGAACATTTAATACaggttatttaatattatatacctaataataatatagttacGTTAGTAAAAAGCCATTacacacttaaaaaaaaacattttcactttgaatattaaatttttcaattacctacttctttattttacaGCTTAATCCTGATAGAAGTTCGAAAAGGAGGATCCCTGAACAGATAGAAAATATTGCACAGCCATTTgatggaaataaatttaattttacaaaagcaTCAACTAAGgaagtaatttttaagttgCATGATGAAGGTAAATGTTATGAAGtagtttacaaaatatagatatttttttcttgaaatacAATCTAAGACTAGTattaaaaaagcaaaatatcTACCTTCAtgtctaaaattttatttacagttgATGAGACACatactatatttgtaaatgtaaGCCCAATTTCTCAATACCATTCCCTGCTGTGCCCGTCAATGGAAAAATGTCTGCCCCAAGTTATAACAGAAGACAGTTTACTGCTgatcttaaaaatttatttcttggcTGGGGACCGGTGAGTGTAggtgaatataataaattggtttcttttttactcTCAACACATATCATGTCCTAATGCAGATGAtaaacagagacaacagtcaaGGACCCAAAGACAACATTGGTAGTTTCAGGTTGCTTGGGTCATTGCATTTTTTCTATTACTAATATGTTACcattgtaaaaatgtttacttaCTAGACTTACTTATGTGGGAGCTTATAGAAATGGAAGGCACCTTAAATGCTTCTGAACGTCTagagtttattaataaatttaacccAAACTTATCCAGtagtttttacattttttcaatCAAGATAATACAATGCAATATCTTAATAACAAACTGATTACAAACTAAGTTTTAACCTTTTTATATCCAGGGACCTGAGAATAGGTTTCAACAGTCTTTGTGCTATGGCTTCTGTAAATCATTTGCATTACCATCTGTTTCTGGAGAAGCATGACCTGCCTATTGAGACTGCCGtgagttatatttatataaagaaaatttctaaaaaaaatgatgaacTTGCATAAAAAGAATCAGATTAAGTGAAAGAAGTGAACAGGAATTGTGGCAAagggaaatatgtagtctctgcctatcttCCTGGAAAAagaagtgattttatgtatgcaaaatacCTAACAATGGTACAACTCCATGACATACAGAAGCCCCTGTgaaaataagtacaaaaattATGGCAAAAATCTAATGTTTCTTATAATACACATAGCCTCTTTATTTTCAGATCTGCACACATTTGCACAAAGAAGTACACTGCTTTACAGACTATCCCATTCCAGGATTCTGTTTTGAAGTTTCAGAAAACAATATTGTAACCATTACTGAAGAGTCCTATAAACTTATTgcatatttattgaaaaattcattaGCACATAACATTTTCCTAACCAGAGGGTCCAGTTTAACAGGATGTCAGAAAGAGGTTGTAAGATTGATTATCTGGCCGCGGAAGAGCAGTGCCGGAGCCAAGCAACTAGCATCCTTTAATGTTGCCATATGCGAAATGAGTGGATGGTTCCCAGTTTATAGTAAGtgaaattttttaagttaacaTGAGGTAAGAAATATGgcataaaattgaaataacaaaataacagaTAAAGGTTGAGTATtgagtgaaataaaaattggtagcaaagaaaaataatatgtgtCACATGCTTTTCTTCCCatgcaaattgtaaataacaatcaagggaaaggtttataaatttgggtttcttcttttagggtgatagtctgtcactatctgaatattaattctaaatgtaattacaaaataaattatattcttataaTCATAGTACATCCAGCCCCAGTagtataactttttattataacatgaAAAGTCGGTGTCGCGCGTATGGAATATGGGAAGTATGGAATAAAGTTGtgtcaatataaatatgtatatgaaatcaaataagtatatagCTGATCTAGTTTTTTAACCTATAATAATTGTGTACTgcaatgaaactttttttatagataccAAGGATTACGAAACCTTGAATAAAGAAAACCTGGAAGCTGAACTAAGAAGATGGAAAATTGAtgattttcacaaattatgtgatcacataaaaaaaaatatataatttcgaGTTTTATTTAACCATCATAGTCCAAATCCATGCTACAAATCTACTCAGTTAAATCTCACTTGTGGATTCCTGCCTTATTTGTGGaaatctgaaaaataatatagagaattatattatttttcagatatccaaagagttatttttatttgacagtTTGTTCTATTAACGAAGCCACACAGACCCCTGGGATAATAGGAGGGACagcaaattacaaaatataatacttaaacaTGCTTGTGTGTATTACTCCAACAAGAAAGTAGCTCCTAGAGATAGTTTTAGtacttcaaaatttaaaaacacttCTACAACTGCTCATTTCCACACCACCCAAGAGGTAGAGCACTAGGTGCGCTTTTTTTATAGTGGTTTCCCCAGTAGGCCTAATCCACTTTGACTTTagttaatttcatcaaaaatccTTTATAATTACATAGTTTTGAATGCCCCTGCGCTtttcagtaatttattttgggcattgggccaattaatttttgataatctcatcaaaaatactttaaaaccttatacagaataatattttctgtttttaatGCCCCTGTGCAATTCAGTTTTGTTTTGGAATAAGTATTATATCCTTCCTGTCAAAGGGAGTAGGTACACTTACCtatagtttcttttttctaccTATTTTACTTACATTCATTACTCAACTCATTGGTACATTGATgcatgttattatttaatggttttaaattttccCATCTGATACCAATAATTATGCAATCTTTTCAAAAAGCCCAATATCCAGCAAGGTTAGCGCCATGCGCTAAGTAAATAAGta is from Amyelois transitella isolate CPQ chromosome 21, ilAmyTran1.1, whole genome shotgun sequence and encodes:
- the LOC106138764 gene encoding GDP-D-glucose phosphorylase 1 is translated as MYKLSEFSTPKETFVTQKLKFIDLLTQLWCDIHNQNEVFRYKVDKIQEKVIQGNYLLQLNPDRSSKRRIPEQIENIAQPFDGNKFNFTKASTKEVIFKLHDEVDETHTIFVNVSPISQYHSLLCPSMEKCLPQVITEDSLLLILKIYFLAGDRDLRIGFNSLCAMASVNHLHYHLFLEKHDLPIETAICTHLHKEVHCFTDYPIPGFCFEVSENNIVTITEESYKLIAYLLKNSLAHNIFLTRGSSLTGCQKEVVRLIIWPRKSSAGAKQLASFNVAICEMSGWFPVYNTKDYETLNKENLEAELRRWKIDDFHKLCDHIKKNI